A DNA window from Niabella yanshanensis contains the following coding sequences:
- the uvrA gene encoding excinuclease ABC subunit UvrA — MKNKDLNTIDVTGARVHNLKNIDISIPKNELVVITGISGSGKSSLAFDTIYSEGQRRYMETFGAYARQFIGDMERPDVDQITGLSPVISIEQKTTNKNPRSTVGTVTEVYDFFRLFYARVGEAYSYNTGKKMVKWSEEEIVENIFDRFNGKKINLLAPLVRGRKGHYRELFEDVRKKGFLKVRVDGEIKDITAKMQVDRYKIHDIELVVDRLQVTGDLKARLSQSVQQGLKLGKDLLFVLVNDETEVTQYSKMLMCEDTGIGYEEPSPNSFSFNSPYGACPYCRGLGTSSVINMNLVLPDTSKTIKEGGIAPLGEEREASVFKQVEAFARKHKINLGKPLKDIPQAQLDLLLYGDGDAVQSLHLDGTDESIPDYYSGSYEGIIPMLKRWYLSTQSNEGLREWVEKFMELQPCPSCNGDRLKKESLWFKIDNKNIAYLSNLNLDNLAAWLDGIELRLSKKQNAIAKDILKEIRERLGFLLDVGLTYLSLNRPSRTLSGGESQRIRLATQIGSQLQGITYILDEPSIGLHQRDNQRLIHSLQNLRDIGNSVLVVEHDKDIMLAADYLIDIGPRAGHHGGRVVAQGTPEEILKLDTITAGYLNGHLKIETPKERRKGNGKFVELKGVTGNNLQGVSVKLPLGKMIVVTGVSGSGKSTLINETLYPILSNHCFPASKMQAMPHKSVKGLEHIDKVVEIDQSPIGRTPRSNPSTYCGFFTDIRTLFASVPEAKIRGYNAGRFSFNVKTGRCDVCEGGGMRVIEMNFLPDVYVPCEKCNGKRYNRETLEIRYKGKSISDVLDMTVDDAVVFFQAVPNIFRKIKTLQDVGLGYITLGQSAVTLSGGEAQRVKLSTELSKKDTGKTFYILDEPTTGLHFEDIKHLIAVLDKLADRGNTVLIIEHNMDVIKIADHIIDLGPEGGDGGGQILFEGTPEGLIRCKESYTGHFLKTELN, encoded by the coding sequence TTGAAAAATAAAGACTTAAATACGATTGATGTTACCGGTGCAAGGGTCCACAACCTGAAAAACATCGATATATCTATACCCAAGAACGAATTGGTAGTTATCACCGGCATTAGCGGCAGCGGGAAATCCTCCCTGGCATTTGACACCATTTATTCAGAGGGGCAACGTCGTTATATGGAAACATTTGGCGCCTATGCACGCCAGTTTATTGGTGATATGGAGCGGCCGGATGTGGATCAGATCACAGGCCTTTCCCCTGTAATCTCAATTGAACAGAAGACCACCAATAAAAACCCCCGATCAACAGTAGGTACCGTTACCGAGGTATATGATTTTTTCCGTTTGTTTTATGCACGGGTAGGCGAAGCCTATTCCTACAACACGGGCAAAAAAATGGTGAAGTGGAGCGAAGAAGAAATCGTGGAAAATATTTTCGATCGGTTTAATGGCAAAAAAATAAACCTGCTGGCTCCATTAGTAAGAGGGCGCAAAGGCCATTATCGGGAACTATTTGAAGATGTACGCAAGAAGGGATTTTTAAAAGTTCGTGTCGATGGGGAGATCAAAGACATTACAGCAAAAATGCAGGTAGATCGTTACAAAATCCATGACATTGAATTGGTAGTGGACCGGCTGCAGGTAACAGGTGATTTAAAAGCACGACTGAGTCAGAGCGTTCAGCAGGGTTTAAAGCTAGGCAAAGACCTGCTCTTTGTATTGGTGAATGATGAAACAGAAGTTACCCAATATTCAAAAATGCTGATGTGTGAAGACACAGGGATCGGTTACGAAGAGCCTTCTCCTAACTCCTTTTCTTTTAATTCGCCCTATGGTGCCTGCCCCTATTGCCGTGGCCTGGGCACCAGTTCGGTGATCAATATGAACCTGGTGCTGCCCGACACTTCCAAGACTATTAAAGAAGGGGGCATTGCTCCGTTAGGCGAAGAAAGGGAAGCCAGTGTATTTAAGCAGGTAGAAGCTTTTGCCAGAAAACACAAGATCAACCTGGGTAAACCCCTTAAAGATATACCACAAGCCCAGCTCGACCTGTTATTATATGGGGATGGAGATGCCGTTCAGTCATTACATCTTGACGGAACAGATGAGTCCATTCCTGATTATTATTCCGGAAGTTACGAGGGCATTATTCCGATGCTCAAGCGCTGGTATCTTTCTACGCAAAGTAATGAAGGGTTACGCGAGTGGGTAGAAAAATTCATGGAACTGCAGCCCTGCCCTTCCTGCAACGGCGACCGTTTAAAAAAGGAAAGCCTCTGGTTTAAGATCGATAATAAAAATATTGCTTATTTAAGCAACCTCAACCTGGATAACCTGGCGGCATGGCTGGATGGCATTGAATTGCGCCTGAGCAAAAAACAAAATGCGATCGCAAAAGATATCCTCAAAGAAATAAGAGAGCGTTTAGGCTTTTTACTGGATGTAGGGCTTACCTACCTATCGCTGAACCGGCCCAGCAGAACCTTGAGTGGTGGTGAGTCGCAAAGGATAAGGCTGGCAACACAAATAGGATCACAATTGCAGGGCATCACTTATATATTGGACGAGCCCTCTATTGGTTTACATCAAAGAGACAACCAGCGTCTTATTCACTCTTTACAAAACCTGCGCGATATTGGCAACAGCGTTTTAGTAGTGGAGCATGATAAGGACATTATGCTGGCAGCCGACTACCTGATCGATATCGGCCCTCGTGCGGGGCATCATGGGGGGCGCGTAGTAGCACAAGGAACACCTGAAGAAATTTTAAAGCTGGATACCATCACCGCAGGGTACTTAAATGGGCATCTAAAAATAGAAACTCCAAAGGAACGCCGCAAAGGCAATGGAAAATTTGTAGAACTAAAAGGTGTAACCGGTAATAATCTTCAGGGTGTAAGTGTGAAACTCCCCCTGGGTAAAATGATTGTAGTTACCGGCGTAAGTGGCAGCGGCAAGTCTACATTAATTAATGAAACCCTTTATCCTATTTTAAGCAATCATTGTTTCCCTGCCAGCAAAATGCAGGCGATGCCGCATAAATCAGTAAAAGGATTGGAGCATATCGACAAGGTGGTAGAGATTGACCAGTCGCCCATTGGACGAACACCGCGCAGTAATCCTTCTACTTACTGCGGATTTTTTACTGATATCAGGACTTTATTTGCCTCGGTACCTGAAGCCAAGATACGCGGGTATAATGCAGGCCGGTTTTCATTTAATGTAAAAACCGGCCGCTGTGATGTTTGTGAAGGCGGCGGTATGCGTGTTATTGAAATGAATTTCCTGCCCGATGTATATGTGCCCTGTGAGAAATGTAACGGCAAAAGATATAACCGGGAGACGCTGGAAATACGTTATAAAGGCAAATCGATTTCAGATGTATTAGACATGACCGTTGATGATGCTGTTGTATTCTTCCAGGCAGTGCCCAATATATTCAGGAAAATAAAAACCTTACAGGACGTAGGTTTGGGCTATATTACATTAGGGCAAAGCGCCGTAACACTCAGCGGCGGTGAAGCACAACGGGTAAAGCTCAGTACCGAGCTTTCAAAAAAAGATACCGGCAAAACTTTTTATATCTTAGATGAACCGACTACGGGCCTGCATTTCGAGGACATTAAGCACCTGATTGCTGTTTTGGATAAGCTGGCCGACAGGGGCAATACGGTATTGATTATTGAACACAATATGGACGTGATCAAGATCGCAGACCATATTATTGACCTGGGACCGGAGGGCGGAGATGGCGGTGGTCAGATCTTATTTGAAGGCACGCCTGAAGGACTCATAAGATGTAAAGAAAGCTATACTGGCCATTTTCTTAAAACCGAACTTAATTAA
- a CDS encoding pirin family protein codes for METVLFPSVDRGTKDIGWLRSNFVFSFSNYYNPVKSAFGTLFAFNDDYLQVGKGFGIHPHINMEIISILLKGKMNHKDTMGYSTVIEEGGVQIMSAGSGLKHEEYNIGEENVNFLQIWIYPKQQNISPRYQTRSFPKAQRKNQLVTIISSEEGLAHCWINQNAKLSLGYFEKGQQINYQFRPENMCLFVFNISGDITVNGQPVPGRDAIGIWDTDKISIDCNEESEFLIIETVINQK; via the coding sequence ATGGAAACAGTTTTATTTCCTTCGGTGGATCGCGGTACCAAAGATATCGGTTGGCTACGCAGTAATTTTGTGTTTAGTTTCAGTAATTATTATAATCCGGTCAAAAGTGCCTTCGGTACTTTGTTCGCTTTTAATGATGATTACCTGCAAGTGGGAAAGGGGTTTGGTATCCACCCCCATATTAATATGGAGATCATCTCGATATTATTGAAGGGAAAGATGAATCATAAAGATACCATGGGTTACAGCACTGTGATTGAAGAAGGTGGGGTGCAAATTATGAGCGCCGGTAGCGGCCTAAAGCATGAGGAATATAATATTGGTGAAGAGAATGTGAATTTTTTGCAGATATGGATCTATCCCAAACAACAAAATATCAGTCCGCGTTATCAAACCCGCAGCTTTCCAAAAGCACAAAGAAAGAACCAGCTGGTTACCATTATTTCAAGTGAAGAAGGTTTGGCCCATTGCTGGATCAACCAGAATGCTAAACTTTCCCTGGGTTATTTTGAAAAGGGCCAACAGATTAACTACCAGTTCCGGCCGGAGAATATGTGTCTCTTTGTATTCAATATTTCAGGTGACATTACTGTAAACGGCCAGCCGGTACCTGGGCGTGATGCTATTGGCATCTGGGATACCGATAAAATTTCTATTGATTGCAATGAGGAAAGTGAATTTTTGATCATTGAAACGGTGATCAACCAAAAATAG
- a CDS encoding alpha/beta hydrolase → MHSENIITAGNINEPSKALILLHGRGARAADILSLADHLNVKDYLLLAPQATNNSWYPQSFIVPLAQNQPWLDGALALIKVTVAAAIAKGIAKEQIYFAGFSQGACLTLEYITRNAARYGGAVAFTGGLIGDRIYSDHYKGNFDKTPVFIGTSDPDFHVPVERVHDSVNLLKSMGADVTEKIYPGMGHTINTDEISLANSLIFK, encoded by the coding sequence ATGCATTCAGAAAACATTATAACAGCGGGAAATATTAATGAACCTTCAAAGGCGTTAATCCTATTACATGGCAGGGGCGCCAGGGCAGCAGATATCTTATCACTGGCTGATCATCTCAATGTAAAAGATTACTTGTTACTAGCCCCGCAGGCCACTAACAACAGCTGGTATCCCCAATCGTTTATCGTACCTCTTGCGCAGAACCAGCCATGGCTGGATGGCGCCCTGGCATTGATAAAGGTCACCGTGGCAGCTGCTATAGCCAAAGGCATTGCGAAAGAGCAAATCTATTTTGCAGGTTTTTCCCAGGGGGCCTGTTTAACACTGGAATATATAACCCGCAATGCTGCAAGGTATGGCGGAGCAGTGGCTTTTACCGGCGGCCTGATCGGTGACCGTATTTATAGCGATCATTATAAAGGTAATTTTGATAAAACACCGGTTTTCATCGGGACCAGTGATCCCGACTTTCATGTGCCGGTTGAACGGGTGCACGATTCCGTAAACTTGCTGAAATCAATGGGGGCTGATGTTACGGAGAAGATATATCCCGGCATGGGACATACCATCAACACTGATGAGATCAGCCTGGCCAACAGCCTTATTTTTAAGTAA
- a CDS encoding ring-cleaving dioxygenase, whose product MDNKILGLHHITAIAGNAQENFNFYTQVLGLRLVKKTVNFDDPGTYHFYYGNEEGAPGTILTFFPWQGIPKGRTGAGMATEIAYAVPEGSLEFWKERLNRYQVETGDVTERFGEQYLPFTDPDGLNLSLIVPKSTDGRKGYATPAVAQEVATKGFYNTTLTLNRLEPTAKILTDIFGYQQTEQEGNRYRFMTNAVHEANIIDISLDESAKPGYNAGGTNHHIAFRVKDDQVQMNFREKILSAGHQITPKIDRDYFYSLYFREPGGVLFEIATDNPGFTVDEPLAELGTALKLPKQYEPSRSEIEKVLPVLK is encoded by the coding sequence ATGGACAATAAAATATTAGGACTGCATCACATCACTGCGATAGCAGGCAATGCACAGGAAAATTTTAATTTTTATACACAGGTGTTAGGATTGAGGTTGGTAAAGAAAACCGTCAACTTTGATGATCCGGGTACCTATCACTTTTATTATGGTAATGAAGAAGGCGCTCCGGGTACTATCTTAACCTTTTTTCCCTGGCAGGGAATACCTAAAGGGCGGACAGGAGCAGGTATGGCAACGGAGATCGCTTATGCTGTTCCTGAAGGAAGCCTGGAGTTTTGGAAAGAACGACTGAACCGCTACCAGGTAGAAACGGGTGATGTTACAGAGCGCTTTGGTGAGCAATATTTACCTTTTACCGATCCGGATGGTCTGAACCTGAGCTTAATTGTGCCCAAATCTACAGATGGCCGTAAAGGGTATGCAACGCCGGCAGTAGCGCAGGAAGTAGCCACCAAAGGTTTTTATAATACCACACTAACCTTGAACCGTTTAGAGCCAACAGCGAAAATTCTTACCGATATATTCGGCTACCAGCAAACGGAACAGGAAGGGAATCGCTACAGGTTTATGACCAATGCTGTTCATGAGGCGAACATCATTGATATATCGTTAGATGAGTCTGCCAAGCCCGGCTACAACGCAGGTGGCACCAATCACCATATTGCATTCAGGGTAAAAGACGACCAGGTGCAGATGAATTTCCGTGAAAAGATTTTAAGTGCGGGTCACCAGATAACCCCTAAGATAGACCGTGACTATTTCTACTCCCTTTATTTCCGCGAACCCGGTGGTGTGCTTTTTGAAATAGCTACGGATAATCCCGGTTTTACAGTAGATGAGCCCTTAGCTGAATTGGGTACTGCATTGAAGCTGCCTAAACAGTATGAGCCTTCCAGAAGCGAGATAGAGAAAGTATTACCGGTGCTGAAGTGA
- a CDS encoding GNAT family N-acetyltransferase, with protein sequence MINWICKSFNELTLEELYGLLQLRSEVFVVEQHCYYQDVDGKDPKSYHLMGWKDGILLAYARLIPPGVSYTEQSIGRVVLKKEARKSGTGKLLMQESIARSNQIFGKAAIKIGAQYHLKKFYELLGFEQCSDIYDDAGIDHIEMVNS encoded by the coding sequence ATGATCAATTGGATTTGCAAATCATTTAATGAACTCACACTGGAAGAGCTGTACGGCCTATTGCAGCTGCGTAGCGAGGTGTTTGTGGTAGAGCAGCATTGCTACTACCAGGATGTAGATGGCAAGGACCCCAAAAGCTACCACCTGATGGGATGGAAAGATGGAATACTATTGGCGTATGCACGTTTAATTCCCCCGGGCGTAAGTTATACGGAACAGTCGATAGGAAGGGTGGTATTGAAAAAGGAAGCCCGCAAATCGGGAACAGGAAAACTATTGATGCAGGAGAGCATTGCCCGAAGCAATCAGATATTTGGAAAGGCCGCTATAAAGATCGGAGCGCAATATCATTTGAAAAAATTCTATGAGCTACTTGGGTTTGAACAATGCAGCGATATTTATGACGATGCAGGTATTGATCATATTGAAATGGTAAATTCCTGA
- a CDS encoding S9 family peptidase — MQKLFFLFIFSCYFPTASAQNKLAPLTVQKIMRDPKWMGSSPSQPQWNRTGDTLYFLWNPDKKPADSLYFITLNNRKPQKTTVAQRQFLSRPGSYVYNLARTRYVFEKNGDIFFTDIAARITRRVTNTIEAESNPQFSFGEKKIVYTRNSNLYAWDIATGETEQLTNIGTGSNHFGSKPTGGKEEEWLKNDQLVNFDVLRERKAKNDTSDAYRRALPKEKALRYLLVREGSVRGLNISPDGRFVSYRAFKPATTKNTIIPDYVTESGYTTDISGRNKVGAEQGSSAFYIYDRKQDTVLTLPLESIPGIRDLPDYLKDYPKAFDKRKKEGALRSVSVYGVSWSSKGKHLVVEIHSDDNKDRWLMHWDMQINKLILLDRQRDEAWIGGPGINGNSMGWINEDLFWFQSEKTGYSHLYTINLLNLQQKALTSGNYEIQEAILSQNKKFFYITTNEVHPGEKHCYQLHIATGKKERITTMTGANETSLSPDEKNIAVLHSYSNKPWELYLQPAKAGATAQQITFKAQSEEFKSYTWRDPEVIAFKAADGALVYARIYKPANPHPNKPAVLFVHGAGYLQNAHKWWSSYFREFMFNNMLADNGYYVMDIDYRGSAGYGRDWRTGIYRYMGGKDLSDHVDAAKYLVDTYGVNPQHIGLYGGSYGGFMTLMAMFNQPEVFKAGAALRPVTDWANYNHGYTSNILNEPYNDSLAYYRSSPLYFANGLKGDLLICHGMVDINVHYQDAVKLAQRLIELGKDNWELAGYPMEDHGFVEPSSWTDEYKRIFKLFETVLKK; from the coding sequence ATGCAAAAATTATTTTTCCTTTTCATTTTTAGCTGCTATTTTCCAACTGCTTCCGCCCAAAACAAGCTGGCGCCTCTAACCGTACAAAAAATAATGCGCGATCCGAAGTGGATGGGCAGTTCGCCTTCCCAACCTCAATGGAACCGCACCGGGGATACTTTGTATTTTTTATGGAACCCTGACAAAAAACCTGCGGACTCGCTTTATTTTATCACGCTCAACAATCGCAAACCGCAAAAAACTACCGTTGCGCAAAGGCAGTTCTTATCAAGACCGGGCAGCTACGTGTATAACCTGGCCCGCACCCGTTATGTATTTGAGAAGAATGGCGACATTTTCTTTACAGATATCGCCGCCCGTATTACCAGGCGCGTTACGAATACCATCGAAGCCGAGAGTAACCCGCAGTTTAGCTTTGGAGAGAAAAAGATCGTTTACACCCGTAACAGTAACCTGTATGCCTGGGATATTGCAACCGGCGAAACTGAACAACTCACCAATATCGGCACCGGTAGTAACCATTTTGGAAGCAAGCCAACAGGAGGAAAAGAAGAAGAGTGGTTAAAAAACGACCAGCTGGTAAACTTTGACGTGTTAAGAGAAAGGAAAGCAAAAAATGACACCAGCGACGCTTACCGCAGGGCCTTACCCAAGGAAAAAGCACTTCGTTACCTGCTGGTACGTGAAGGATCTGTAAGAGGCTTAAACATTAGTCCTGACGGGCGTTTTGTAAGTTATCGTGCATTTAAACCGGCAACCACCAAAAATACCATCATTCCCGACTATGTAACAGAAAGTGGCTATACTACTGATATCTCCGGCAGAAATAAGGTAGGCGCTGAACAGGGCAGTTCAGCTTTTTATATTTACGACAGGAAACAAGATACAGTGCTAACACTGCCCCTTGAATCTATTCCCGGTATCAGGGACTTGCCCGATTACCTGAAAGATTATCCTAAAGCTTTTGATAAAAGAAAAAAAGAAGGTGCACTAAGGTCAGTTTCCGTTTATGGTGTTTCCTGGTCGTCCAAGGGTAAGCACCTGGTAGTTGAAATTCATTCGGATGATAACAAGGACCGCTGGCTGATGCATTGGGATATGCAGATCAATAAGCTGATACTGCTTGATCGCCAGCGTGATGAAGCCTGGATCGGCGGTCCCGGTATCAACGGCAACAGCATGGGCTGGATCAATGAGGATCTATTCTGGTTTCAATCCGAAAAAACCGGTTACTCACATTTATATACCATCAACCTGTTGAACCTGCAGCAGAAGGCGCTCACATCCGGTAACTATGAAATACAGGAAGCTATTCTTTCGCAAAACAAAAAATTCTTTTACATCACTACCAATGAGGTGCATCCGGGCGAAAAGCATTGCTACCAGCTCCATATTGCTACGGGTAAAAAAGAACGTATCACTACAATGACAGGTGCTAATGAAACCAGCCTGTCACCAGATGAAAAAAATATCGCTGTATTGCACTCTTATTCCAATAAGCCCTGGGAGCTATACCTGCAGCCTGCAAAAGCAGGCGCGACTGCTCAGCAAATAACTTTTAAAGCACAAAGCGAGGAATTTAAATCCTACACCTGGAGAGATCCTGAAGTTATTGCGTTTAAAGCCGCTGATGGGGCACTGGTATATGCCAGAATTTATAAGCCTGCGAATCCACATCCCAATAAGCCGGCTGTATTATTTGTACATGGCGCCGGTTACCTGCAAAATGCACATAAATGGTGGAGCAGCTATTTCAGGGAATTTATGTTTAATAATATGCTGGCTGACAATGGTTACTATGTAATGGATATTGATTACCGCGGCAGCGCCGGTTATGGCCGCGACTGGCGTACCGGAATCTATCGCTATATGGGTGGTAAGGATCTGAGTGATCATGTGGACGCTGCCAAATACCTGGTAGATACGTATGGAGTGAATCCTCAACATATTGGTTTGTACGGTGGATCCTACGGAGGCTTCATGACCTTAATGGCAATGTTCAACCAACCCGAAGTGTTCAAAGCAGGGGCAGCTTTAAGACCCGTTACAGATTGGGCCAATTACAACCACGGGTATACCTCTAACATATTAAATGAGCCCTATAACGATAGCCTGGCCTACTACCGCAGTTCACCCTTATATTTTGCCAACGGGTTAAAGGGAGATTTATTGATCTGTCATGGAATGGTAGATATAAACGTACATTACCAGGACGCCGTAAAGCTGGCACAACGCCTGATAGAACTAGGCAAAGACAATTGGGAGCTGGCCGGATACCCCATGGAAGATCATGGTTTCGTAGAACCCAGCAGCTGGACAGACGAGTACAAAAGAATTTTTAAGCTGTTTGAAACAGTGTTGAAGAAATAG